One Spirochaeta africana DSM 8902 genomic window carries:
- the fni gene encoding type 2 isopentenyl-diphosphate Delta-isomerase, translating to MADKAHDISTRKAQHLDICVEADSYRVESGSTRLDEVRFLHAAAPEVNVDAIDTSMDFLGQRVSLPFFISSMTGGSARGYEANKQLAMAAQQERIAVGMGSIRILFRKPEVFEHFYLRKLAPDVPIFANLGGVQIRDMQHSDIHTVLQRLEVSALAIHLNPGQELFQTGGDRDFRGVIDAIRRFCEHSPVPVIVKETGFGIDPATAAALIDSGVRYVNIAGAGGTNWITVESYREDPAMFAAAEEFRDWGMPTGLLLAAAREQQHLQGRILASGGLRSGLDIAKAVALGAEAAGFALPFIRAVHAEGTEGACKVIRQVRRVFLAAMALTGASSLQEFRRGPVWLSDRLTADTSRFSAGAAEWNTRLSE from the coding sequence ATGGCGGATAAGGCGCACGACATCAGCACCCGCAAGGCTCAGCACCTCGATATATGTGTCGAGGCTGATAGTTACCGGGTGGAGTCCGGCTCTACCCGCCTTGATGAGGTGCGCTTTCTGCATGCCGCTGCACCGGAGGTAAATGTTGATGCCATAGACACCAGCATGGATTTCCTGGGGCAGCGGGTCAGCCTGCCGTTCTTTATTTCCAGCATGACCGGGGGGTCGGCCCGCGGCTACGAGGCCAACAAGCAGCTGGCGATGGCCGCCCAGCAGGAACGGATTGCGGTTGGCATGGGTTCAATCCGCATTCTGTTTCGCAAGCCCGAGGTGTTCGAGCATTTCTATCTGCGAAAACTGGCACCGGATGTACCGATTTTTGCCAATCTGGGCGGGGTTCAGATCCGGGATATGCAGCATTCGGATATCCATACCGTACTGCAGCGTCTGGAGGTCTCGGCGCTGGCTATCCACCTGAACCCGGGACAGGAGCTGTTTCAGACAGGAGGCGACCGGGATTTTCGCGGGGTGATCGACGCAATCCGACGTTTCTGCGAACATAGCCCGGTACCGGTTATCGTTAAGGAAACCGGATTCGGCATCGATCCGGCAACCGCCGCAGCCCTGATCGACAGCGGGGTTCGCTATGTCAATATTGCCGGAGCCGGGGGAACCAACTGGATCACCGTAGAGTCCTACCGGGAGGACCCGGCGATGTTTGCTGCAGCCGAGGAATTCCGCGACTGGGGGATGCCGACCGGACTGCTGCTGGCGGCCGCCCGGGAACAGCAGCATCTGCAGGGACGGATACTGGCAAGCGGCGGACTGCGCAGCGGGCTGGATATCGCCAAGGCAGTTGCCCTGGGAGCAGAGGCGGCAGGGTTTGCACTGCCATTTATCAGGGCGGTACACGCCGAGGGCACCGAGGGTGCCTGCAAGGTAATCCGGCAGGTTCGCCGGGTTTTCCTCGCGGCAATGGCGCTGACTGGCGCCAGCAGTCTGCAGGAATTCCGCCGCGGGCCGGTCTGGCTCAGTGACCGTCTGACTGCCGATACCAGCCGTTTTTCGGCCGGCGCTGCAGAATGGAACACACGACTCTCAGAATAA
- a CDS encoding hydroxymethylglutaryl-CoA synthase family protein, whose amino-acid sequence MSTASVGISDIQLYIPPGKISLDRLMEFRVQHDEFPERKLQRAIEVTGQQAIRFPLPFQDNSTLAAAAARDLYVRRGDKNPDKLRYIAVGTETAVDHSKPIAAYLQGMLQRSGVAVGNTLSSFQVQHACAGGTVSLLGIGALLQAGGRDGDAGLVVCSDIARYDAPSTAEITQGAGAVAMHMERNPELLEFDLASTGYCSNDVDDFFRPLGSTTAKVKGSYSVQCYHEAFDGALADHAERLGITPAQALRETEIFVLHVPFKNMALTALTKAVEKHLDMDEEQAAGFLRERGFQQSLEASTRVGNIYSGSAYLAMTFALQERYQTLGTELVGKNVMIASYGSGNTMLVFRATVAAGAPAVISGWNLDAIWDHEQPENLDAYLAWLATPTEREALNQRLEAADIPAGMFALDSVREDGYREYSFHGG is encoded by the coding sequence ATGAGTACAGCCAGCGTAGGAATCAGTGATATCCAGCTGTATATTCCTCCCGGCAAGATATCCCTTGATCGTTTGATGGAGTTTCGCGTTCAGCACGACGAGTTTCCGGAACGCAAGCTGCAACGAGCGATCGAGGTAACCGGGCAGCAGGCCATCCGGTTCCCGCTGCCGTTTCAGGACAATTCTACCCTCGCGGCAGCTGCTGCCCGTGACCTGTATGTCCGTCGCGGCGACAAGAATCCGGATAAACTGCGCTATATTGCAGTAGGCACCGAAACCGCCGTTGACCATTCCAAACCGATAGCGGCCTACCTGCAGGGGATGCTGCAGCGCAGCGGCGTTGCCGTAGGCAATACCCTCAGCAGCTTTCAGGTGCAGCACGCCTGTGCCGGCGGCACGGTTTCGCTGCTTGGGATCGGGGCGCTGCTGCAGGCGGGCGGACGCGATGGCGATGCCGGCCTGGTAGTCTGCTCCGATATCGCCCGCTACGACGCACCCTCCACGGCAGAGATCACCCAGGGAGCCGGGGCAGTGGCCATGCATATGGAGCGCAACCCCGAGCTGCTGGAGTTTGATCTGGCCTCTACCGGGTATTGTTCCAATGATGTCGACGATTTTTTCCGCCCGCTGGGCAGCACCACTGCCAAGGTCAAAGGCAGCTACTCGGTGCAGTGCTACCACGAGGCATTCGATGGCGCCCTGGCAGACCATGCCGAGCGTCTGGGTATCACCCCGGCACAGGCCCTGCGGGAGACCGAGATCTTCGTACTGCATGTACCGTTCAAGAACATGGCCCTGACCGCCCTTACCAAAGCAGTAGAGAAACATCTCGACATGGACGAGGAACAGGCAGCCGGATTCCTGCGCGAACGCGGCTTCCAGCAGTCCCTCGAGGCCTCGACCCGGGTCGGGAACATCTACTCCGGCTCTGCGTATCTGGCCATGACATTCGCTCTGCAGGAGCGCTACCAGACACTTGGCACGGAGCTTGTCGGCAAGAATGTAATGATTGCCAGCTATGGCTCGGGCAATACCATGCTGGTCTTCCGCGCAACGGTAGCCGCCGGGGCACCCGCGGTGATATCGGGCTGGAACCTGGATGCTATCTGGGATCACGAACAACCGGAGAATCTGGATGCCTATCTGGCCTGGCTGGCGACGCCAACCGAGCGCGAAGCGCTGAACCAGCGTCTGGAGGCAGCAGATATTCCGGCAGGAATGTTTGCACTGGACTCGGTACGCGAGGATGGCTACAGAGAGTACAGCTTCCATGGCGGATAA
- a CDS encoding cyclic nucleotide-binding domain-containing protein, whose translation MVALISGQFDVMDRITDAFGEEPGVSIRVLSDVDAVTAYLNFEFPEIVVIDCTDDSIPLQELLDIVRADSWLHSFGIIGLFDRSRTNEEELLNQLSSINLLAVYDYSRAVQQLPAAIGIIRENRQLIFQHDLSRKLVRHLSASFIIPNDPLLVPVYAGLATVCLAQHGLIGSDNRVQLQIVLTELLLNAIEHGNCEITMEEKSQHLTSGGSIVELVEEKCLVPAVAERRVFFQWETHEGFTRFRIKDEGRGFDVEKYRDKLMQRGIDALNGRGILMARQLASRLAYNKKGNKVLLEFPHSAGNLSSAPSGFANEELITVSRGDVIFREGESDDYLYYIISGTYVVYHDGEKVGVMTPADIFMGEMAFLLNYTRNATVITERAGRLIRIPRERFVRIIRQHPHYGLFLAKLLARKLANANRIHAEASASLSFPNRG comes from the coding sequence ATGGTAGCACTGATCTCGGGACAATTTGATGTAATGGACAGGATAACTGACGCCTTTGGTGAGGAGCCCGGGGTGAGCATCCGGGTGCTGTCCGACGTGGATGCGGTGACCGCATATCTGAACTTCGAGTTCCCCGAGATTGTAGTGATTGACTGCACCGACGACAGCATCCCGCTACAGGAGCTGCTGGATATTGTACGCGCCGACAGCTGGCTGCATTCCTTCGGGATCATCGGGCTGTTTGACCGTTCACGGACAAACGAAGAAGAGCTGCTGAACCAGCTCAGCAGCATCAATCTGCTGGCGGTGTACGACTACTCCCGGGCGGTACAGCAGCTGCCGGCAGCAATCGGGATTATCCGGGAGAATCGGCAGCTGATATTCCAGCACGATCTGTCCCGCAAGCTGGTACGGCACCTGAGCGCGTCATTTATTATACCGAACGATCCCTTGCTGGTCCCGGTATATGCCGGTCTGGCAACGGTGTGTCTGGCTCAGCATGGCCTGATCGGCAGCGATAATCGGGTGCAGCTGCAGATTGTGCTGACCGAGCTGCTGCTGAATGCAATAGAACACGGCAACTGCGAGATCACGATGGAAGAAAAGTCCCAGCATCTGACTTCCGGCGGATCCATTGTGGAACTGGTAGAGGAGAAATGTCTGGTTCCGGCTGTTGCCGAGCGTCGGGTGTTTTTCCAGTGGGAAACCCATGAGGGTTTTACCAGATTTCGCATCAAGGATGAGGGGCGCGGGTTTGATGTCGAAAAATACCGCGACAAACTGATGCAGCGCGGGATCGATGCCCTGAACGGACGCGGGATTCTGATGGCACGCCAGCTGGCATCGCGTCTGGCCTATAACAAGAAAGGTAACAAGGTGCTGCTGGAGTTCCCGCACTCTGCCGGGAATCTGTCCTCGGCACCCTCGGGGTTTGCCAACGAGGAACTGATCACGGTATCGCGCGGGGATGTGATCTTCCGCGAGGGCGAGAGCGACGATTATCTCTACTACATCATCAGCGGTACCTATGTGGTGTATCACGACGGCGAAAAGGTCGGTGTCATGACCCCTGCTGACATTTTTATGGGCGAGATGGCCTTCCTGTTGAACTATACCCGCAACGCCACGGTGATCACTGAACGCGCCGGCCGGCTTATCCGCATCCCCCGCGAGCGGTTTGTGCGGATTATCCGGCAGCACCCGCATTACGGGCTGTTCCTGGCCAAGCTGCTGGCCCGCAAGCTTGCCAATGCCAACCGGATTCATGCCGAGGCAAGTGCATCACTTTCCTTTCCTAACCGGGGCTGA
- a CDS encoding permease produces MPELMILISEGALEVLLFTLRQIQRIWPLLLITIPLAAAIRLSNVGPLLNRIMGTRPFVSILLATLFGALSPLCSCSVIPVVTGLLISGVPLAPVMSFWLASPSMDPEIFFLSVSTLGWDLAVWRIAGTFAMSLGGGLATHGLMRAGLLPASPLKRGQSATREPGGSVSERTAVDRLAAAVPAADRSAGERSVVGQSAVQQSAAAIPVAGLAGVSARIPAGAAESREPRSAAHPAAAHTAAHTAAMLNLTVPGLARDAAPGEAAQQLPGTSCCCSARPGDSVGLDSPLPPARGRLDWGRLARWLPARWLPTRGRLAARLGSRQAQFLHRLLRESLSILLWLGKFMIIAFVLEAVIVLYLPEAWITTALGSDSRFSLLVGLGIGLPLYTSTLAALGIAGGLLSQGMSGGAALAFLIGGATTTIPAMTAVWGIARGRVFAAYLGFTAAGALATGLLYQISAAF; encoded by the coding sequence ATGCCTGAGCTTATGATCCTGATTAGCGAGGGTGCCCTCGAGGTACTGTTGTTTACCCTGCGCCAGATTCAGCGCATCTGGCCGCTGCTGTTGATTACCATTCCGCTGGCGGCAGCAATCCGGCTGAGTAATGTCGGGCCGCTGCTGAACCGGATTATGGGCACCCGGCCGTTTGTATCGATTCTGCTGGCAACCCTGTTCGGAGCCCTGAGCCCGCTGTGCAGCTGTTCGGTAATTCCGGTGGTTACCGGGCTGCTGATAAGCGGGGTGCCGCTGGCGCCGGTAATGTCGTTCTGGCTGGCCAGCCCCTCGATGGATCCCGAGATCTTTTTTCTGTCGGTATCAACCCTGGGATGGGATCTGGCGGTGTGGCGAATCGCCGGCACCTTTGCCATGAGTCTGGGCGGCGGGCTGGCAACCCATGGGCTGATGCGGGCCGGACTGCTGCCGGCCTCCCCGTTAAAACGGGGGCAGTCGGCTACCCGGGAACCTGGGGGGTCGGTATCGGAGCGTACGGCTGTCGATCGGTTAGCTGCCGCTGTTCCCGCAGCCGATCGGTCGGCTGGCGAGCGGTCGGTTGTCGGGCAGTCGGCAGTCCAGCAGTCGGCGGCCGCGATACCCGTAGCGGGGCTCGCGGGTGTTTCGGCGAGGATACCTGCAGGGGCGGCCGAGTCGAGGGAGCCGCGATCGGCAGCACATCCGGCGGCAGCACACACGGCGGCACACACGGCGGCGATGCTGAATCTCACTGTCCCGGGATTAGCCAGAGATGCAGCCCCGGGAGAAGCAGCACAACAGCTGCCCGGGACCAGCTGCTGCTGTAGCGCGAGACCGGGCGACAGCGTCGGGCTGGATTCTCCTCTACCGCCGGCTCGGGGACGGCTTGATTGGGGACGGTTGGCTCGGTGGCTGCCGGCTCGGTGGCTGCCGACTCGGGGGCGGCTGGCCGCACGGCTGGGCAGCCGGCAGGCGCAGTTCCTGCATCGCCTGCTGAGGGAGAGCCTGTCAATTTTGCTGTGGCTCGGCAAGTTCATGATCATCGCATTCGTGCTTGAGGCTGTGATTGTGTTGTATCTGCCGGAGGCCTGGATTACCACTGCCCTTGGTTCAGACAGCCGTTTCTCGCTGCTTGTCGGCCTGGGCATCGGGCTGCCGCTGTACACCAGCACCCTGGCGGCGCTGGGGATTGCCGGGGGCCTGCTGTCCCAGGGGATGAGCGGCGGTGCAGCGCTGGCGTTTCTTATCGGTGGCGCGACCACTACCATACCGGCGATGACCGCTGTCTGGGGGATTGCCCGCGGCCGGGTGTTCGCAGCCTATCTGGGTTTTACGGCAGCCGGTGCACTGGCTACCGGGCTGCTGTATCAGATCTCAGCTGCGTTCTGA
- a CDS encoding ArsR/SmtB family transcription factor, with protein sequence MKKIAACCSPATPHDTPENRERYWQMARALGNPARLEIVSFLRSHAGCFTGNIVNSLPLAQATVSQHLKVLRSAGIIQGTTSGPATSYCLDARSLEWFAEQTRTMIPPGGSDA encoded by the coding sequence ATGAAAAAGATTGCCGCATGCTGCAGTCCTGCAACTCCCCACGATACCCCGGAGAACCGGGAGCGATACTGGCAGATGGCCCGTGCCCTGGGAAACCCTGCCCGTCTGGAAATCGTGAGCTTTCTGCGCTCACATGCCGGGTGTTTTACCGGAAACATTGTTAACAGTCTGCCTTTGGCTCAGGCTACGGTAAGCCAGCACCTTAAAGTGCTGCGCAGCGCCGGGATTATCCAGGGCACCACCAGCGGACCGGCAACCAGCTACTGTCTTGATGCCAGGTCCCTGGAATGGTTTGCAGAGCAGACGCGCACCATGATTCCCCCCGGAGGAAGCGATGCCTGA
- a CDS encoding flagellar brake protein — MRAQQFYEGFVSSPLEVGIAFGFLALFIGFFIVTAVVRGRRERQRIADRSRQTFERLITEKGLSRDEADVIRLLAGYMRTSERKYMLLLNQGLFDACAQTALETGELSEDETAVLRVKLGFRSRAGAALDSSTQIPKGAPVILQLSDGRVVQAQVRSVDGESLCTSLPEQAMPLRADDQVEVTFHHASGVYAFTTEVRAVAGDELRLRHSEHLQRVQRRRYYRRTIAMPAFVQHAGTDRTMIATRFIDLSAGGASLENPGRRFAAGEDISISFQADTSKMLHVIGRIVRTSRGGRVMHVDFRHLQETLRDRLYRIVFRS; from the coding sequence ATGCGTGCACAGCAGTTTTACGAGGGATTCGTCAGCTCGCCGCTGGAGGTCGGGATTGCCTTCGGGTTTCTGGCGCTGTTTATCGGGTTTTTTATCGTGACTGCGGTGGTGCGGGGGCGACGTGAGCGACAGCGGATCGCTGATCGTTCGCGCCAGACCTTTGAGCGCCTGATCACCGAGAAGGGGTTGTCCCGGGACGAGGCTGATGTTATCCGGCTGCTGGCCGGATACATGCGCACCAGCGAGCGAAAATACATGCTGCTGCTGAATCAGGGGTTGTTCGATGCGTGTGCGCAGACCGCCCTGGAGACCGGCGAGCTGAGCGAGGATGAAACCGCAGTGCTGCGGGTAAAACTGGGCTTCCGCAGCCGCGCGGGGGCGGCACTGGATTCCAGCACCCAGATTCCGAAGGGGGCGCCGGTAATCCTGCAGCTTTCCGATGGCCGGGTTGTGCAGGCACAGGTGCGTTCAGTCGATGGGGAGTCGCTGTGTACGTCCCTGCCGGAGCAGGCTATGCCGCTGCGGGCAGATGACCAGGTTGAGGTTACCTTTCACCATGCCTCGGGGGTGTACGCCTTTACCACCGAGGTGCGCGCGGTTGCCGGCGATGAGCTGCGGCTGCGGCACAGCGAGCATCTGCAGCGGGTACAGCGCCGCCGCTACTACCGACGAACTATTGCCATGCCGGCGTTCGTGCAGCATGCCGGTACTGATCGAACCATGATTGCAACCCGGTTTATAGATCTGAGTGCAGGCGGGGCCAGCCTGGAGAACCCGGGCAGACGGTTTGCTGCCGGCGAGGATATCAGCATCAGCTTTCAGGCCGATACCTCGAAGATGCTGCATGTGATCGGACGGATCGTGCGGACCTCGCGGGGCGGCAGGGTGATGCATGTGGATTTCCGTCATCTGCAGGAGACCCTGCGCGACCGGCTGTACCGGATCGTGTTTCGCAGCTGA
- a CDS encoding ATP-grasp domain-containing protein: MKGWILYRANEAEIKPEMYEIGRFQERARELNIELRVIRPEQIDLVVTREDRKSILLDGEPVDLPDFVLPRMGAGTTYFALAVIRHLERLGVPTFNSAHNIETVKDKLFTQQILAENNIPVPRTMLVKFPIDERLVEKHIGYPAVIKTLSGSQGKGVFLAQDRKSCSDLFQLIEVTNSKVNMIIQEFIKTSYGRDLRVFTIGGRAVACMERYTDGEAFKANYSSGGMVREYPMTPEIEWLAVEASRILGLEIAGVDLLFDEGHFKICEVNSSPGFDGLEKACTVDIAREVFHYLQIRLGMFPEQRSGESVVQ, from the coding sequence GTGAAGGGCTGGATTCTGTATCGGGCCAATGAGGCCGAGATCAAACCGGAGATGTACGAGATCGGGCGGTTTCAGGAGCGGGCGCGCGAGCTGAATATCGAGTTGCGGGTGATCCGGCCGGAGCAGATCGATCTGGTGGTTACCCGCGAGGATCGCAAGAGTATTCTGCTGGACGGTGAGCCGGTCGATCTGCCGGATTTTGTGCTGCCGCGAATGGGGGCGGGCACAACATATTTTGCGCTGGCGGTAATCCGGCATCTGGAGCGTTTGGGGGTGCCTACCTTCAACTCGGCCCACAACATCGAGACGGTTAAGGACAAGCTGTTTACCCAGCAGATCCTGGCCGAGAACAATATTCCGGTGCCGCGGACGATGCTGGTAAAGTTTCCGATTGATGAGCGACTGGTAGAGAAGCATATCGGCTATCCAGCGGTGATCAAGACCCTGTCCGGCTCACAGGGCAAAGGGGTGTTCCTGGCCCAGGATCGCAAGTCCTGTTCGGATCTGTTCCAGCTGATCGAGGTGACAAACTCGAAGGTGAACATGATCATCCAGGAGTTTATCAAGACCAGCTACGGGCGGGATCTGCGGGTGTTTACGATCGGCGGGCGGGCGGTGGCCTGCATGGAGCGTTATACCGACGGCGAGGCGTTCAAGGCGAACTACTCCAGCGGGGGGATGGTGCGCGAATATCCGATGACTCCCGAGATAGAGTGGCTGGCGGTGGAGGCGTCGAGGATCCTGGGACTGGAGATTGCCGGGGTGGATCTGCTGTTCGATGAAGGGCATTTCAAGATCTGCGAGGTAAACAGTTCGCCGGGGTTCGACGGCCTGGAGAAGGCGTGTACGGTGGATATTGCCCGCGAGGTGTTTCACTATCTGCAAATCCGGCTGGGGATGTTTCCGGAGCAGCGCAGCGGGGAATCCGTGGTACAATAG
- a CDS encoding alpha/beta fold hydrolase, giving the protein MKKPSLLMAVIIFAAGSCATTGSDGRQARQIGAIDEYGLRMEFYSLEVPAQHPEHEVSYELVGALLRPESERRRKSERLTVFVQGGPGEAAIGLIDALPDFFAEMAADQDVLVIDQRGAGFSGPALGDYENHDVAISDILRDLPEELARLVHEDGFPLEGINSREAARDIIAWADALGYEYLDLYGISYGTRIAMTAAAHYPDRVNSLILDAPVIPEHRFYQEWPLQLADGMDAFFASVAERAAAGGGFSGFREEYLEARAGFAAEPMEIPFRHPAFPEVEAIEVDDKVLDMMVFTGLYQSLLIPYMPRVLRGVFEGSLQRRQSLGLVAQLLIGNTYHGTMLYHLWIFNDTGSNIDWEAFAADIEAIEDRYPGLAYIKANFMAFQQEIAASGLIAETAPEVHPLPPADMPVLILAGELDPAVSARDAEALHAALPESSYVMVPQAGHGVAYIYTALPQALRLFLADPDNRQYLDELRELQAPGYLRIF; this is encoded by the coding sequence ATGAAAAAACCGAGCTTACTTATGGCAGTGATTATCTTCGCTGCGGGCAGCTGCGCCACAACGGGCAGCGATGGCCGACAGGCCAGGCAGATCGGGGCAATCGATGAGTATGGATTGCGCATGGAGTTTTACTCCCTTGAGGTGCCAGCACAGCATCCGGAGCACGAGGTGTCGTATGAGCTGGTGGGGGCCCTGCTGCGCCCGGAATCCGAACGCCGACGAAAAAGCGAGCGGCTGACGGTCTTTGTTCAGGGCGGACCGGGCGAGGCAGCGATCGGGCTGATCGATGCCCTGCCGGACTTCTTTGCCGAGATGGCGGCAGATCAGGATGTGCTGGTGATCGATCAGCGGGGTGCGGGTTTTTCGGGCCCGGCCCTGGGTGATTACGAGAACCACGATGTCGCGATTAGCGATATCCTGCGGGATCTGCCGGAGGAACTGGCTCGGCTGGTACACGAGGATGGCTTTCCGCTGGAGGGAATCAATTCCCGCGAGGCAGCACGCGACATTATCGCCTGGGCGGATGCGCTGGGCTATGAGTATCTGGATCTCTACGGGATTTCCTATGGCACCCGGATCGCAATGACGGCGGCGGCACACTACCCTGACCGGGTGAACAGCCTGATTCTGGATGCCCCGGTGATCCCTGAACACCGGTTTTACCAGGAGTGGCCACTGCAGCTGGCGGACGGGATGGACGCATTTTTTGCCTCGGTAGCGGAGCGAGCGGCGGCTGGAGGCGGGTTCTCGGGGTTCCGTGAGGAGTACCTGGAGGCGCGGGCCGGGTTTGCCGCAGAGCCGATGGAGATCCCGTTTCGTCATCCGGCATTCCCGGAGGTCGAGGCAATCGAGGTAGACGACAAGGTGCTGGACATGATGGTGTTTACCGGGCTGTACCAGAGCTTACTGATTCCCTACATGCCGCGAGTGCTGCGCGGAGTGTTCGAGGGCTCACTGCAACGGCGGCAGTCGCTGGGACTGGTTGCGCAGCTGCTGATCGGCAACACCTACCATGGCACCATGTTGTATCATCTGTGGATCTTTAACGACACGGGCAGCAACATCGACTGGGAAGCCTTTGCAGCGGATATCGAGGCAATCGAGGATCGCTACCCCGGTCTGGCCTATATAAAAGCCAACTTTATGGCATTCCAGCAAGAGATCGCTGCCAGCGGGCTGATAGCCGAGACAGCGCCAGAGGTTCATCCCCTGCCGCCGGCAGATATGCCGGTACTGATCCTGGCCGGCGAGCTGGACCCGGCGGTGTCGGCGCGCGATGCCGAGGCGCTGCATGCCGCACTGCCCGAAAGCAGCTACGTAATGGTGCCGCAGGCTGGTCACGGGGTGGCCTATATCTACACCGCGCTGCCGCAGGCCTTGCGGCTGTTCCTGGCAGACCCCGACAACCGGCAGTACCTGGATGAGCTGCGCGAGCTGCAGGCACCGGGGTATCTGCGGATTTTTTAA
- a CDS encoding TfoX/Sxy family protein — translation MASSQEIVDFICEQIQDAGEIRSRKMFGEYAVYCNNKVIGLICQDSLYIKPTKAGRAYIGVPTEVPPYNGAKPYFLVEDQVEDREWLSELVRQTEQELPPPKKRTS, via the coding sequence ATGGCCTCATCCCAGGAGATCGTGGATTTTATTTGTGAACAGATTCAGGATGCGGGCGAGATTCGCAGCCGCAAGATGTTTGGTGAGTATGCAGTGTACTGCAACAACAAGGTAATCGGATTGATCTGCCAGGACAGCCTGTACATCAAGCCCACCAAAGCCGGACGTGCTTACATTGGCGTGCCAACCGAGGTGCCGCCATATAACGGCGCCAAGCCCTATTTTCTTGTTGAGGATCAGGTCGAGGATCGGGAATGGCTTTCCGAGCTGGTTCGGCAGACCGAGCAGGAACTGCCGCCGCCGAAAAAGCGAACATCATAG
- a CDS encoding SRPBCC family protein → MSVHIDNEGRRVVEAMVDVPGTPDEVWRAIATSRGISSWFVPTSLDEHTGGHTTSRFGPEMDAESRITVWNPPRNYTAESGEGLAKVVTEWIVEPRNGRICMVRVVHRWFADTDDQDATYEGHVYGWEVSYFRLLDLYLQHFSGMACTAVQLTAFSDFPGPKTWRTLKQSLKIDTRNGRIHSASTAPELSGKVIPVNIEDPELLRIRKTAPIIAAAREGMDGEEPELILQLDRPTPGLAHMMILPMEAQTLVSVRFHFFGSQSGSIAATAELDWKAWLSGHFAPEVSAQKIN, encoded by the coding sequence ATGTCGGTTCATATTGATAATGAAGGCCGTCGTGTCGTCGAGGCTATGGTTGATGTTCCGGGTACCCCCGATGAGGTCTGGCGGGCGATAGCCACCAGCCGCGGAATTTCATCATGGTTTGTTCCCACCAGCCTCGACGAACACACAGGGGGACATACAACGAGCCGCTTTGGTCCGGAGATGGATGCCGAATCCCGTATCACCGTTTGGAATCCCCCCCGCAACTATACTGCCGAGTCCGGCGAAGGATTGGCTAAAGTTGTGACCGAATGGATTGTTGAGCCCCGTAATGGCCGGATATGCATGGTTCGGGTTGTGCATCGCTGGTTTGCTGATACCGACGACCAGGATGCCACATATGAGGGACATGTCTACGGCTGGGAGGTATCGTACTTTCGCTTGCTGGATCTGTACCTGCAGCATTTCTCCGGGATGGCCTGTACTGCAGTGCAGCTTACTGCCTTTAGTGATTTTCCGGGTCCAAAAACCTGGCGCACGCTGAAGCAATCCCTGAAGATCGACACGAGGAATGGCCGGATCCATTCCGCTTCGACAGCCCCGGAGTTGTCGGGAAAGGTGATTCCGGTAAACATAGAGGATCCCGAACTGCTGCGTATCCGTAAGACTGCACCGATTATCGCTGCCGCCCGCGAGGGCATGGATGGCGAGGAGCCGGAGCTCATCCTGCAGCTGGACAGGCCAACACCGGGCCTGGCTCATATGATGATTTTGCCTATGGAAGCGCAGACGCTGGTTTCGGTTCGTTTCCATTTCTTCGGGAGCCAGTCGGGTAGCATCGCGGCGACCGCAGAGCTGGACTGGAAGGCATGGCTATCCGGGCACTTTGCACCGGAAGTTTCAGCTCAGAAGATCAATTAG
- a CDS encoding NADPH-dependent FMN reductase: protein MNKLLIISASTRPQRLGTVISEWVQRVALDIAATDGNVEVELTDLAEVNLPFLDEVVPAAIAQQEYQNEHTLRWSQRVAQADGFVFVLPEYNHSYPASIKNAIDYLFVEWNYKPLGMVSYGASKAVGWGAKHLRTVAGELCMYDVRDYVLIPDCFDRVDDKGNFHPLEYQNADAKGMITEVIRAIEPMKLMRV, encoded by the coding sequence ATGAATAAACTGCTAATAATTTCAGCGTCTACCCGGCCGCAGCGTCTGGGTACGGTTATTTCGGAGTGGGTGCAGAGGGTCGCGCTGGATATTGCGGCAACAGACGGGAATGTCGAAGTGGAACTGACTGATCTGGCAGAGGTTAACCTGCCATTTCTGGATGAAGTGGTTCCGGCGGCCATAGCACAGCAGGAATACCAGAACGAGCATACCCTGCGGTGGTCACAGCGGGTGGCGCAAGCCGACGGATTTGTCTTTGTCCTGCCGGAATACAATCACTCCTATCCGGCAAGTATCAAGAATGCGATCGATTATCTGTTTGTAGAGTGGAACTACAAACCGTTGGGGATGGTTTCCTACGGGGCCAGTAAGGCTGTAGGCTGGGGTGCAAAGCATCTGCGGACCGTGGCAGGGGAGCTGTGTATGTACGATGTCCGTGACTATGTCCTGATTCCCGACTGCTTTGATCGAGTGGACGACAAGGGGAATTTTCATCCGCTGGAGTATCAGAATGCAGATGCCAAAGGCATGATTACCGAGGTGATCCGGGCCATTGAGCCTATGAAGCTCATGAGGGTTTAA